Proteins encoded by one window of Pseudonocardia alni:
- a CDS encoding class I SAM-dependent DNA methyltransferase, whose protein sequence is MATSTGGDPHLERAYSLSGPADARALYDEWAPTYDADLTGEAQGYVAPAVTADAVVAAAGPGGEILDAGCGTGLVGVALRERGATTVDGIDLSTGMLERARATGAYRDLREADLTAALVLPDDSYDVVVCVGTLTHAHVGPSALAEFTRVVRPGGYLVATVLDDVWESGGYRAEVDRLAAADVFEAVSIEVAPYRSGQQVDCRLLVLRVR, encoded by the coding sequence ATGGCCACGAGTACCGGGGGCGACCCCCACCTGGAACGCGCCTACTCGCTGAGCGGCCCGGCCGACGCCCGGGCCCTCTACGACGAGTGGGCCCCCACCTACGACGCCGACCTCACCGGCGAGGCCCAGGGCTACGTCGCGCCCGCGGTCACCGCGGACGCCGTCGTCGCGGCCGCGGGCCCCGGCGGGGAGATCCTCGACGCCGGTTGCGGCACGGGACTGGTCGGCGTCGCGCTCCGTGAGCGCGGCGCGACCACCGTCGACGGGATCGACCTGTCGACCGGGATGCTGGAGCGGGCCCGCGCCACCGGCGCCTACCGGGACCTGCGCGAGGCCGACCTCACCGCCGCGCTGGTGCTGCCCGACGACTCCTACGACGTCGTCGTCTGCGTCGGGACGCTCACCCACGCCCACGTCGGGCCCTCGGCGCTGGCGGAGTTCACCCGGGTCGTGCGGCCGGGCGGCTACCTGGTCGCGACCGTCCTCGACGACGTCTGGGAGTCCGGTGGCTACCGTGCCGAGGTCGACCGGCTCGCCGCCGCCGACGTGTTCGAGGCCGTCTCGATCGAGGTCGCGCCCTACCGGTCCGGGCAGCAGGTCGACTGCCGCCTCCTGGTGCTGCGGGTGCGGTAG
- a CDS encoding acyl-CoA dehydrogenase family protein — translation MSTHPEIREGVRAVCSGFGAEYWRTCDREHRFPQEFHDAMAAGGWIGVAVPEAYGGGGAGISEAAAVMEEVAASGAAMNGASAIHLSVFGMNPVVRHGSEEMRRRYLPRVADGSLQVAFGVTEPDAGLDTTAITTTARRDGDRYLVRGRKVWTSKAPFCDKVLLLVRTTPRAEVATRTDGLSLLLADLQRPEVTITPIDKLGRNAVVSCEVVYDDLPVDAADLVGEEGRGFRLILDGLNPERILIAAEALGTGRAALAAAVAYAKERTVFGRPIGQNQGIAFPLAEAHMRLHAAALVIADAAARYDAGEACGEQANTAKFLAAEAAFFAADRAVQTLGGFGYATEYDVSRYFTEARLMRLAPLPQEMVLNHVAEHVLGLPRSY, via the coding sequence GTGAGCACGCATCCGGAGATCCGGGAGGGGGTCCGCGCGGTCTGCTCCGGCTTCGGGGCGGAGTACTGGCGCACCTGCGACCGCGAACACCGGTTCCCGCAGGAGTTCCACGACGCGATGGCCGCCGGCGGCTGGATCGGCGTCGCCGTCCCCGAGGCCTACGGCGGCGGGGGCGCCGGGATCTCCGAGGCCGCCGCGGTGATGGAGGAGGTCGCCGCGTCCGGGGCGGCGATGAACGGGGCGTCGGCGATCCACCTGTCGGTGTTCGGGATGAACCCGGTCGTCCGGCACGGCTCGGAGGAGATGCGGCGGCGCTACCTGCCCCGGGTCGCCGACGGGTCGCTGCAGGTCGCGTTCGGCGTCACCGAGCCCGACGCCGGACTCGACACCACCGCGATCACCACGACCGCCCGCCGCGACGGCGACCGGTACCTGGTCCGCGGGCGCAAGGTGTGGACGTCGAAGGCGCCGTTCTGCGACAAGGTCCTGCTGCTGGTGCGCACCACCCCGCGCGCGGAGGTGGCGACGCGGACCGACGGGCTGTCGCTGCTGCTCGCCGACCTGCAGCGCCCCGAGGTCACGATCACCCCGATCGACAAGCTGGGCCGCAACGCGGTGGTGTCCTGCGAGGTCGTCTACGACGACCTGCCCGTCGACGCCGCCGACCTGGTCGGCGAGGAGGGCCGCGGCTTCCGGCTGATCCTCGACGGGCTCAACCCGGAACGGATCCTGATCGCCGCCGAGGCGCTGGGCACCGGGCGGGCCGCGCTGGCCGCCGCCGTCGCCTACGCGAAGGAGCGCACCGTGTTCGGGCGGCCGATCGGGCAGAACCAGGGCATCGCGTTCCCGCTGGCCGAGGCGCACATGCGGCTGCACGCGGCGGCGCTGGTGATCGCCGACGCCGCCGCCCGCTACGACGCGGGCGAGGCGTGCGGCGAGCAGGCCAACACCGCGAAGTTCCTGGCCGCCGAGGCCGCGTTCTTCGCCGCGGACCGGGCGGTGCAGACCCTCGGCGGGTTCGGCTACGCCACCGAGTACGACGTGAGCCGCTACTTCACCGAGGCCCGCCTGATGCGCCTGGCGCCCCTGCCGCAGGAGATGGTGCTCAACCACGTCGCCGAGCACGTGCTCGGGCTGCCCCGCAGCTACTGA
- a CDS encoding TIGR03617 family F420-dependent LLM class oxidoreductase, which produces MRVDTTGGFSASPLETEAAAVAAEAEGYDALSVPETSHDAFVSLALAARATSRIRLQSAIAVAFARNPMTLAYQANDVQLLSGGRFDLGLGSQVRPHIERRFGMPWSRPAARMEDFVSALRAIFDAWATGGRLHHRGEFYSHTLMTEFFSPGPNPHGIPPVMLAAVGERMTEVAGRVTDGLLAHSLTSPSYLAEVTLPALRRGRGRDDLTGFDVCLPVFAVLGADAEARAVAEAGVRRQIAFYASTPPYRPVLEHHGRGALADELNGLSRRQAWDEMTGLVDDDLLALFAVAGDPAGVASGIADRYRGLVDRVSLNTPYDADPALVLDVATRLRAA; this is translated from the coding sequence GTGCGCGTCGACACCACCGGCGGCTTCTCCGCCTCCCCGCTCGAGACCGAGGCGGCGGCCGTCGCCGCGGAGGCCGAGGGCTACGACGCCCTGTCGGTCCCCGAGACCTCGCACGACGCGTTCGTGTCGCTGGCACTGGCCGCCCGGGCGACCAGCCGGATCCGGCTGCAGTCGGCGATCGCGGTCGCCTTCGCCCGCAACCCGATGACGCTGGCCTACCAGGCCAACGACGTGCAGCTGCTCTCCGGCGGCCGGTTCGACCTGGGGCTCGGCTCGCAGGTCCGCCCGCACATCGAGCGCCGGTTCGGGATGCCGTGGAGCCGCCCCGCGGCCCGGATGGAGGACTTCGTCTCCGCCCTGCGGGCGATCTTCGACGCCTGGGCCACCGGGGGCCGGCTGCATCACCGCGGCGAGTTCTACTCCCACACCCTGATGACCGAGTTCTTCTCACCGGGTCCGAACCCGCACGGGATCCCGCCGGTGATGCTGGCCGCGGTCGGCGAGCGGATGACCGAGGTCGCGGGCCGGGTCACCGACGGCCTACTGGCGCACTCGCTGACCTCGCCGTCGTACCTGGCGGAGGTGACGCTGCCCGCGCTGCGCCGCGGACGTGGCCGCGACGACCTCACCGGCTTCGACGTGTGCCTCCCGGTCTTCGCGGTCCTGGGCGCCGACGCCGAGGCCCGGGCCGTCGCCGAGGCCGGGGTGCGACGCCAGATCGCCTTCTACGCCTCCACCCCGCCGTACAGGCCGGTGCTGGAGCACCACGGCCGCGGCGCGCTCGCCGACGAGCTCAACGGACTGTCGCGCCGGCAGGCCTGGGACGAGATGACCGGCCTGGTCGACGACGACCTGCTGGCCCTGTTCGCCGTCGCGGGCGACCCGGCCGGGGTGGCGTCCGGGATCGCGGACCGCTACCGCGGCCTCGTCGACCGGGTCTCGCTCAACACCCCCTACGACGCCGACCCCGCCCTGGTGCTCGACGTCGCCACCCGGCTGCGCGCGGCGTGA
- a CDS encoding transglycosylase family protein — translation MSSTRMSIRGRFVGTLVAGVLAFGAPLALAGPATAAPETSAAVAPAAVAVPTQSVATSTWDKLAQCESSGNWNTNTGNGFSGGLQFTQSTWKAFGGSGKAHNASKSEQIRVAENVLDGQGWKAWPACSKKLGLR, via the coding sequence ATGAGCAGCACGCGTATGTCCATCCGTGGGCGTTTCGTCGGAACTCTCGTCGCCGGTGTCCTGGCGTTCGGCGCTCCGCTCGCCCTCGCCGGGCCCGCGACGGCCGCCCCCGAGACCTCCGCCGCGGTCGCCCCCGCCGCCGTCGCGGTCCCCACGCAGTCCGTCGCGACCTCGACGTGGGACAAGCTCGCCCAGTGCGAGTCCAGCGGGAACTGGAACACCAACACCGGTAACGGCTTCTCCGGCGGCCTGCAGTTCACGCAGTCCACCTGGAAGGCCTTCGGCGGGTCGGGCAAGGCGCACAACGCCAGCAAGTCCGAGCAGATCCGCGTCGCCGAGAACGTCCTGGACGGCCAGGGCTGGAAGGCGTGGCCGGCCTGCTCCAAGAAGCTGGGCCTGCGGTAG
- a CDS encoding NAD(P)-dependent alcohol dehydrogenase — protein sequence MPTTVPAMTTAGPNKPFERGTVTRRDPKPHDVVIDIRYAGICHSDIHQARDEWGEGIYPMVPGHEIAGVVSAVGDDVTRYAVGDTVGVGCFVDSCRECENCRAGEEQYCLEGEVQTYNAKEYDGEPTYGGYSTQIVVDENYVLRIPDGVELDVAAPLLCAGITLYSPLHHWGAGPGKKVAIVGMGGLGHMGVKIAAAMGAEVTVLSRTLSKEQDGKRLGAAHYYATEDESTFTELAGSFDLIVNTVAAVIPVDDYLGLLKLDGSMVNVGVPEEKLSYHGFSLVAGRKSLSGSKIGGIRETQEMLDFCAEHGLGADIETISCDQVDEAWERVVRGDVRYRFVIDTATFG from the coding sequence GTGCCCACGACCGTGCCCGCCATGACCACCGCCGGCCCGAACAAACCGTTCGAGCGCGGGACCGTGACCCGTCGCGACCCGAAGCCGCACGACGTCGTCATCGACATCCGGTACGCCGGGATCTGCCACTCCGACATCCACCAGGCCCGCGACGAGTGGGGCGAGGGCATCTACCCGATGGTCCCCGGCCACGAGATCGCCGGCGTCGTCTCCGCGGTCGGCGACGACGTGACCCGCTACGCCGTGGGCGACACCGTCGGCGTCGGCTGCTTCGTCGACTCCTGCCGCGAGTGCGAGAACTGCAGGGCCGGCGAGGAGCAGTACTGCCTCGAGGGCGAGGTGCAGACCTACAACGCGAAGGAGTACGACGGCGAGCCCACCTACGGCGGCTACTCCACGCAGATCGTCGTCGACGAGAACTACGTGCTGCGCATCCCGGACGGCGTCGAGCTCGACGTCGCCGCGCCGCTGCTCTGTGCCGGCATCACCCTCTACTCCCCGCTCCACCACTGGGGCGCGGGCCCCGGGAAGAAGGTGGCGATCGTCGGCATGGGCGGTCTCGGCCACATGGGCGTGAAGATCGCCGCGGCGATGGGCGCCGAGGTCACGGTGCTCTCCCGCACGCTGTCCAAGGAGCAGGACGGCAAGCGGCTCGGGGCCGCGCACTACTACGCGACCGAGGACGAGTCCACCTTCACCGAGCTGGCCGGATCCTTCGACCTGATCGTCAACACCGTCGCCGCGGTGATCCCGGTCGACGACTACCTCGGGCTGCTGAAGCTCGACGGCTCGATGGTCAACGTCGGCGTGCCCGAGGAGAAGCTGTCCTACCACGGGTTCTCGCTGGTCGCAGGCCGCAAGAGCCTGTCCGGCTCGAAGATCGGTGGCATCCGCGAGACCCAGGAGATGCTGGACTTCTGCGCCGAGCACGGGCTCGGCGCCGACATCGAGACGATCTCCTGCGACCAGGTCGACGAGGCCTGGGAGCGGGTCGTGCGGG
- a CDS encoding PadR family transcriptional regulator: MLPRLGLAEWVVLAVAGERPVHGFAVAALTAADGELGRVWQIPRPVVYRAIGRLVDAGLITAEAVETKGGPPRTLYAATPTGRGHVDAWLGTPVPHVRDLRSEFLLKLAVLHRHGRDATALVDAQRRELAPIVAALRAEQDRAGRAGDGGADEFDRMLAAWRRTSAEAALAFLDEL; encoded by the coding sequence ATGCTTCCACGGCTCGGGCTCGCCGAGTGGGTCGTCCTGGCCGTGGCCGGTGAGCGCCCGGTGCACGGTTTCGCCGTCGCCGCGCTCACCGCCGCCGACGGCGAGCTGGGCCGGGTCTGGCAGATCCCGCGCCCGGTCGTCTACCGGGCCATCGGCAGGTTGGTCGACGCCGGCCTGATCACCGCCGAGGCCGTCGAGACGAAGGGCGGCCCGCCCCGGACCCTCTACGCCGCCACCCCGACCGGTCGGGGTCACGTGGACGCCTGGCTGGGCACTCCGGTCCCGCACGTGCGGGACCTGCGGTCGGAGTTCCTGCTGAAGCTGGCGGTGCTGCACCGGCACGGCCGGGATGCGACCGCGCTGGTCGACGCCCAGCGTCGCGAGCTGGCCCCGATCGTCGCGGCGCTGCGGGCCGAGCAGGACCGGGCCGGACGGGCGGGGGACGGCGGCGCCGACGAGTTCGACCGGATGCTGGCCGCCTGGCGGCGCACCTCGGCGGAGGCGGCGCTGGCCTTCCTCGACGAGCTCTGA
- a CDS encoding DUF1707 SHOCT-like domain-containing protein encodes MMDVRIGDAERERALERLGRHVGDGRLDLAEFSTRSEQVTAARTASELAAVEADLPRLPRPADPERERRVRRTVLAATWGPWALTAVVVLTVWAAVALGGGGGYFWPIWVIGPWGAVLALGTLTGRSVAGPCGWARTGAERVHRVHAPS; translated from the coding sequence ATGATGGACGTACGCATCGGTGACGCCGAGCGGGAGCGCGCACTGGAGCGGCTCGGCAGGCACGTGGGGGACGGGCGGCTCGACCTCGCCGAGTTCTCCACCCGCAGCGAGCAGGTGACCGCGGCGCGCACGGCGTCGGAGCTCGCCGCCGTCGAGGCGGACCTGCCCCGGCTGCCGCGACCCGCCGACCCGGAGCGTGAGCGCCGGGTCCGCCGGACCGTCCTGGCTGCGACCTGGGGGCCGTGGGCGCTGACCGCGGTGGTCGTCCTGACGGTCTGGGCCGCCGTCGCGCTCGGCGGGGGCGGGGGCTACTTCTGGCCGATCTGGGTGATCGGGCCGTGGGGTGCGGTGCTCGCGCTCGGCACGCTCACCGGCCGCTCGGTCGCCGGTCCGTGCGGGTGGGCGAGAACCGGCGCGGAACGGGTACACCGGGTACATGCGCCGTCGTGA